The following coding sequences lie in one Prevotella sp. oral taxon 299 str. F0039 genomic window:
- a CDS encoding glycosyltransferase, producing MKLSIIIPVYNTEQTLGRCINSVLQSSLNNFEIILINDGSTDNSANICESYKNSYPQQIQVIHQKNQGLSAARNAGLDISKGQYVTFIDSDDYISKDLYCHLLEQLNVNHNIDLLEYSLVKKAQNNTEILFNFKDSIYRNHRSYWIKTHAYIHAFAWNKIYKRELFKDLRYPIGKKFEDVWLLPRIIQKCQTIATTSCGYYHYDYNPHGITATADGMALQDLLNAHLKVFEQYQNADYYLSLLNIQIDVFNRLKTPILLPYKRYWTNFKLVLVSCLGVKTTCRIMNQLYKWRQRNR from the coding sequence CATTATTATTCCAGTGTATAATACAGAACAAACACTAGGAAGATGTATAAATAGTGTATTGCAGTCGTCGTTGAATAATTTTGAAATTATTCTGATAAATGATGGCTCAACAGATAATTCTGCTAATATTTGTGAGTCTTACAAGAATAGTTATCCACAACAAATCCAGGTTATTCATCAAAAAAATCAAGGACTTTCAGCAGCAAGAAATGCAGGCTTAGATATCTCAAAAGGACAATATGTCACTTTTATAGACTCTGATGATTACATTTCTAAAGACCTTTATTGCCACCTTTTAGAGCAACTTAATGTTAATCACAACATTGATCTTTTAGAATATTCTCTAGTAAAAAAAGCACAAAATAATACTGAAATACTTTTCAACTTTAAGGATTCTATTTATCGAAATCATCGAAGTTATTGGATTAAGACCCATGCTTATATACATGCGTTTGCGTGGAATAAGATTTATAAGAGAGAGCTATTTAAGGATTTACGCTATCCTATAGGAAAGAAATTCGAAGATGTTTGGCTTCTACCTCGCATCATTCAAAAATGCCAAACCATTGCTACTACATCTTGTGGATATTACCATTACGATTATAACCCACATGGAATCACTGCCACTGCAGATGGAATGGCATTGCAAGACCTGCTAAATGCTCATTTAAAAGTGTTCGAACAATATCAAAATGCAGATTATTATTTAAGTCTTTTGAATATTCAAATCGACGTCTTTAACCGACTTAAAACTCCTATTTTGCTCCCTTATAAACGATATTGGACAAACTTTAAGCTCGTTTTAGTTAGTTGCTTAGGCGTTAAAACAACATGCCGAATAATGAACCAGTTATATAAATGGAGACAACGAAACCGCTAA